Proteins encoded in a region of the Tripterygium wilfordii isolate XIE 37 chromosome 21, ASM1340144v1, whole genome shotgun sequence genome:
- the LOC119987850 gene encoding uncharacterized protein LOC119987850: MDIPSHPGNNTTDSGDEFDETDDDDEYDGMDDTAIYHRRRRAAYFDKMPCRTNKLQGTKWVAEILHGYPDRCYQTFRMKKEIFRDLCYQLRDKYMLRTSNYIQISEIVGMFLFTLGHCAGNRLVQECFQHSGETVSRMFHEVLHSVYLLSVDIIKPWENQFDKVPVKIRGDPKYSPFKNCVGAIDGTHIPAVIPKPDRGRFIGRKGTTTQNVMAACDFDMLYIFVSAGWEGSAHDAHVFQDAISTPELRFPMPPRGKYYLVDAGYPNRTGFLAPYKGERFPILRKMPSNPYET, from the exons ATGGATATTCCTTCACATCCAGGCAACAACACAACTGATAGTGGTGATGAGTTTGATgagactgatgatgatgatgagtatgATGGGATGGATGATA CTGCAATTTATCATCGGAGAAGACGGGCTGCATATTTTGATAAGATGCCGTGCAGGACAAATAAATTACAGGGTACGAAATGGGTAgctgaaattttacatggataCCCAGATAGATGCTACCAGACTTTTAGGATGAAGAAAGAGATTTTTCGAGACCTATGTTATCAACTAAGGGATAAGTACATGTTACGAACAAGTAACTACATTCAAATATCAGAAATAGTTGGGATGTTCCTCTTCACATTGGGCCACTGTGCAGGGAATAGATTAGTGCAGGAATGTTTTCAGCATTCTGGAGAAACAGTTAGCAGGATGTTCCATGAGGTATTGCATAGTGTGTACTTGTTATCAGTGGACATCATTAAACCATGGGAGAACCAATTTGACAAAGTCCCAGTTAAGATTAGGGGTGACCCAAAATATAGCCCCTTTAAAAATTGTGTTGGTGCCATCGATGGAACACATATCCCAGCTGTGATTCCTAAACCTGACAGAGGTCGATTCATTGGGAGGAAAGGCACAACGACCCAAAATGTAATGGCAGCGTGTGACTTTGATATGCTGTACATATTTGTGTCAGCTGGATGGGAGGGATCAGCACATGATGCACATGTGTTCCAGGATGCAATTTCAACACCGGAATTACGATTTCCAATGCCACCTCGAG GAAAGTATTATCTGGTTGATGCGGGGTATCCTAATAGGACCGGTTTTCTTGCACCCTATAAAGGTGAGAG GTTTCCTATATTGAGGAAGATGCCATCTAACCCCTATGAAACCTAG
- the LOC119988610 gene encoding mogroside IE synthase-like, with protein sequence MIIIQFPHAPLYRKGAPMIMMLGRGDILSRNTLSVHHTFCTMKIFVPQHLIYSCSLSSEKKKRKKERKHWRKVMEKEQRGASKTHVLLVPFPLQGHINPMIQLSKRLASKRLKITLVSTSSARISMEGREADSPVEVNFISDGYQEGKAETMDEALERIETETSLSLAKLIEDLKTTEYPAKFLIYDSIMPWMMNVALAQGLEGAPFFTQSCAATAIYAHVHQGTLKLPLPLEETQVMLPGMPELRSNDLPSLVYDPCSYPALHKLLLGQLLNLHKASFLLWNTFDGLEDEVVSWMARQWPIKPVGPTIPSIYLDKRLEDDIDYGLNLFKSNSDACLKWLDSKGIGSVVYVSFGSLATVGAEQMEEVAWGLKNSNINFLWVVRESEVKKLPTSFLEEITERGLVVSWSPQLQVLAHKSVGCFVTHCGWNSVLEALSLGVPMVAMPYWVDQPTNAKFVKDVWQVGVRVQVNEKGLVEKEEIARCIKEVMEGERRLEMKRNSERLKEMAREAVDKGGSSDKNIEEFVRKLIHN encoded by the coding sequence ATGATCATTATACAATTCCCGCATGCCCCGTTATACAGAAAAGGCGCGCCCATGATCATGATGCTGGGGCGTGGGGACATTCTATCTCGAAACACATTGAGTGTACACCACACATTCTGCACCATGAAAATCTTCGTGCCCCAACATTTGATATATAGTTGTTCTCTTagctctgaaaaaaaaaaaagaaagaaagaaaggaagcaTTGGAGGAAAGTAATGGAGAAGGAACAAAGAGGAGCAAGTAAAACTCATGTCCTTCTAGTCCCTTTTCCCTTACAAGGACACATAAACCCAATGATCCAACTCTCCAAACGCTTAGCCTCAAAGCGTCTAAAGATCACCCTTGTCTCCACAAGCTCCGCTCGCATTTCCATGGAAGGTCGAGAAGCTGATTCTCCTGTTGAGGTTAACTTCATTTCTGATGGATACCAAGAAGGCAAAGCAGAGACCATGGATGAAGCGCTCGAGCGTATTGAAACCGAGACTTCTCTAAGCTTAGCCAAGCTCATTGAGGATTTGAAGACAACTGAATATCCTGCTAAGTTTCTGATATATGACTCCATTATGCCATGGATGATGAACGTGGCTCTAGCTCAAGGCCTTGAAGGAGCTCCCTTTTTCACCCAATCTTGCGCAGCTACGGCTATATATGCTCATGTCCATCAAGGGACATTGAAGCTTCCTCTTCCTCTGGAGGAGACTCAAGTGATGTTGCCTGGAATGCCAGAGTTAAGGTCCAATGACCTACCATCATTAGTTTACGATCCATGCTCATATCCAGCCCTCCACAAGCTTCTACTAGGCCAGTTATTGAATCTCCACAAAGCCAGTTTCCTCTTGTGGAACACTTTTGATGGGTTGGAAGATGAGGTAGTTAGCTGGATGGCAAGGCAATGGCCAATCAAGCCGGTAGGGCCAACAATTCCATCAATTTACTTGGACAAGCGGCTAGAAGACGACATAGATTATGGACTCAAcctgttcaagtcaaactctgACGCTTGCTTGAAATGGCTGGACTCCAAGGGAATTGGCTCGGTCGTTTATGTATCATTCGGAAGCCTAGCAACCGTGGGAGCGGAGCAGATGGAAGAAGTAGCTTGGGGTTTGAAGAACAGCAACATCAACTTCTTATGGGTGGTCAGAGAATCAGAAGTGAAAAAACTGCCAACTAGTTTCCTAGAGGAGATAACAGAGAGGGGTCTAGTAGTGAGTTGGAGCCCTCAATTACAAGTTTTGGCTCACAAGTCTGTAGGGTGCTTTGTGACTCATTGTGGGTGGAACTCAGTGCTTGAGGCACTGAGCTTGGGAGTGCCAATGGTGGCAATGCCGTACTGGGTGGATCAACCGACCAATGCAAAATTTGTCAAGGATGTGTGGCAGGTTGGGGTAAGAGTTCAGGTAAATGAAAAAGGGTTGGTCGAAAAGGAAGAGATAGCACGGTGTATAAAGGAAGTCATGGAAGGCGAGAGACGCCTCGAGATGAAAAGAAACTCTGAGAGATTAAAGGAGATGGCCAGAGAGGCAGTGGACAAAGGAGGAAGCTCTGACAAGAATATTGAGGAATTTGTAAGAAAACTCATCCACAACTAG
- the LOC119988344 gene encoding uncharacterized protein LOC119988344, which produces MQATNDGKRKLRRTRNMPSSVNMASRIRRTLNSVLLEHMLLVQRDWHRLVDTYQLQNTIVVMVIRVPNLTMIWILGLEKDMCLSYPTHPKIHPTHTLIHPMEYTLENHLKSY; this is translated from the exons ATGCAAGCGACGAATGATGGGAAGAGAAAATTAAG GAGAACAAGGAATATGCCAAGTTCCGTAAACATGGCTTCAAGAATAAGGCGGACCTTGAATTCTGTTTTACTGGAACATATGCTACTGGTTCAGCGAGATTGGCATCGTCTAGTGGATACATACCAACTCCAAAATACCATTGTAGTGATGGTAATCAGAGTACCCAACTTGACGATGATTTGGATACTTGGTTTGGAGAAGGATATGTGCCTGAGCTACCCAACACATCCAAAGATTCACCCTACCCATACACTGATCCACCCAATGGAGTACACCTTGGAGAATCACCTGAAAAGTTATTGA